A single genomic interval of Saccharospirillum mangrovi harbors:
- a CDS encoding HAD family hydrolase, which translates to MSQRALLFDLDGTLLDSAPAFMTAMDAYADQVGLPRLTKHREHYASAGARAAVAAIHSIDRDHPQFQQFREEFLALFLDTPVSLNQWYPGVKTLLTQLTDQQIPWGIVTNKPRPHTLAVLEVLLPQQPPALVCQGDLDTIKPDPAMLWAASDALNVDPADCLYAGDHERDIQAAKAAGMRSLACTYGYLHVDDDPKQWQADDLAETAHQLTEKALQWLTPTLQPN; encoded by the coding sequence ATGAGTCAGCGCGCTTTGCTGTTCGATCTGGACGGCACCCTGCTCGATTCCGCCCCGGCCTTTATGACGGCGATGGACGCTTATGCCGATCAAGTCGGCCTACCGCGCCTGACCAAGCATCGCGAACACTACGCCTCGGCCGGCGCCCGCGCGGCCGTGGCGGCGATCCACAGCATTGACCGGGACCACCCGCAGTTTCAGCAATTTCGTGAAGAGTTCCTGGCACTGTTTCTCGATACCCCGGTGTCGCTGAACCAATGGTACCCGGGCGTAAAAACACTGCTGACGCAATTGACTGACCAACAGATTCCCTGGGGCATCGTCACCAACAAGCCGCGCCCGCACACGCTGGCGGTGCTGGAAGTGCTGCTGCCACAACAACCACCGGCGCTGGTCTGCCAGGGCGATCTGGACACCATCAAACCCGATCCGGCGATGCTGTGGGCGGCCAGCGATGCGTTGAACGTCGATCCGGCAGATTGCCTGTACGCTGGCGATCACGAACGTGACATCCAAGCCGCCAAGGCCGCCGGCATGCGCTCACTGGCCTGCACTTACGGCTATCTGCACGTCGATGACGACCCCAAACAATGGCAGGCCGATGATTTGGCCGAGACCGCGCACCAACTCACTGAAAAGGCTTTGCAATGGCTGACGCCCACACTTCAACCCAACTGA
- the ubiG gene encoding bifunctional 2-polyprenyl-6-hydroxyphenol methylase/3-demethylubiquinol 3-O-methyltransferase UbiG — protein sequence MTANIDPAELEKFGALASRWWDPESEFKPLHDINPARAGYIDEHLNIAGLKVVDIGCGGGILTEALAQRGAQTTGIDMSEAPLKVAKLHALEAELTIDYRQITAEALADEAAGSFDVVTCLEMLEHVPDPSSVIQAVERLLKPGGRAFFSTINRNPKAWAMAIVGAEYIMRLLPRGTHEYRKLIRPAELNRWAMDAGLKVTGMRGMHYNPLTRRTRLNDDVSVNYLLTAVKPVVE from the coding sequence GTGACCGCGAATATCGACCCGGCCGAATTGGAAAAATTCGGCGCCCTGGCCAGCCGTTGGTGGGATCCGGAATCCGAATTCAAACCGCTGCACGACATCAATCCGGCGCGTGCCGGCTACATTGACGAGCACCTCAACATTGCCGGACTGAAGGTTGTCGACATCGGTTGTGGCGGCGGCATTCTGACCGAAGCGCTGGCGCAACGCGGCGCTCAGACCACCGGCATCGACATGAGCGAAGCGCCATTAAAAGTCGCCAAGTTGCATGCCTTGGAAGCCGAATTGACCATCGACTACCGGCAAATCACCGCCGAAGCCCTGGCCGACGAAGCCGCCGGCAGCTTCGATGTGGTCACCTGCCTGGAAATGCTGGAACACGTGCCCGATCCATCGTCGGTGATTCAGGCGGTGGAACGTCTGCTCAAGCCCGGTGGTCGAGCGTTTTTCTCGACCATCAACCGCAACCCCAAAGCCTGGGCGATGGCGATTGTCGGCGCCGAATACATCATGCGTTTGCTGCCGCGCGGCACGCACGAATACCGCAAACTGATCCGTCCGGCCGAGCTGAACCGCTGGGCAATGGACGCCGGTCTCAAAGTCACCGGCATGCGCGGCATGCACTACAACCCGCTGACGCGCCGCACCCGCCTGAACGACGACGTGTCGGTGAACTATCTGCTCACCGCCGTTAAGCCCGTCGTCGAATGA
- a CDS encoding YciK family oxidoreductase, protein MADAHTSTQLTTADLALADSPDALQDKVIAITGAGAGIGQAMALDFARAGAHVVLIGRTQEKLEAVYDQIEAATQTQPILLPIDLADITPDNARELAFGIEQTYGRLDGLLLNASLLGDKMSIQQYSPTVWRKVMQVNLDSSFYLSQALLPLLMAGKHGRLIFTTSSVGRQGRGYWGAYAVSKFATEGLMQTLADEVGTISALRVHCINPGGTRTAMRAAAYPAEDPSEVPAPEAHAPFYRYLMSDHSQAFNGVSWDARDFLPA, encoded by the coding sequence ATGGCTGACGCCCACACTTCAACCCAACTGACCACCGCCGATCTGGCGCTGGCGGATTCGCCCGATGCGCTGCAAGACAAAGTCATCGCCATCACCGGCGCCGGTGCTGGTATCGGCCAGGCCATGGCGCTCGATTTCGCCCGTGCCGGCGCGCACGTCGTATTGATCGGTCGAACGCAGGAAAAGCTCGAAGCGGTCTACGACCAGATTGAAGCGGCAACTCAAACCCAGCCGATTCTGTTGCCGATCGATCTGGCCGACATCACGCCGGACAACGCCCGCGAGCTCGCCTTTGGCATCGAACAAACCTACGGCCGCCTCGATGGCTTATTGCTCAACGCGTCGCTGCTCGGCGACAAGATGAGCATTCAACAGTATTCGCCAACCGTCTGGCGCAAAGTCATGCAGGTGAATCTGGACAGCAGCTTTTACCTCAGCCAGGCGTTGTTGCCGCTGCTGATGGCCGGCAAACACGGCCGGTTAATTTTCACCACGTCCAGCGTAGGCCGTCAGGGTCGCGGTTATTGGGGCGCCTATGCGGTGTCAAAATTCGCCACCGAAGGCCTGATGCAGACACTGGCCGATGAAGTCGGGACGATTTCCGCATTGCGCGTGCATTGCATCAACCCCGGCGGCACTCGTACCGCCATGCGTGCGGCGGCCTACCCGGCGGAAGACCCGTCCGAGGTGCCGGCACCGGAAGCGCACGCGCCCTTCTACCGTTATTTGATGAGCGACCACAGCCAGGCCTTCAATGGCGTTTCCTGGGACGCCCGCGATTTTCTACCTGCCTGA
- a CDS encoding TRZ/ATZ family hydrolase, with protein sequence MQRIDTLIHAHWIIPVNPQRDVLVDHSLAIKDGIIEAILPTDQAKAQYQADDTVELGESALIPGFINTHGHAAMALFRGMGDDLELMTWLNDHIWPAEGAWVGDEFVADGTELAIAEMLRSGTTTFADNYFFPAAAAEVTERAGVRAQFSFSVIDFPTNWAKTADEHIDLGMELVKRYKGHSHIKMMFGPHAPYTVSDEPMIRIRDLAKEHDLMIQMHVHETQTEVDGEIEKRGGRPIRRLKDLGLLGPQFQAVHMTALNEEDIQDIAQTGTHVVHCPESNLKLASGFCPVDQLQKLGVNVALGTDGAASNNDLDMMGEMRTAAILAKAVGQRATALPAMEALAMATLNGARAMGWEQEIGSLEVGKRADITAVRLDDLESQPLYDPVSHLVYASTRDQVSDVWVDGKRLLKQRQLTTLDRDAIIAKAKQWQARITNTQ encoded by the coding sequence ATGCAACGCATCGACACCCTGATCCACGCCCACTGGATCATCCCCGTCAACCCGCAACGCGATGTCCTGGTGGACCACAGCCTGGCCATCAAAGACGGCATCATCGAAGCCATTCTGCCGACCGATCAGGCCAAAGCGCAGTACCAGGCGGACGACACCGTCGAATTAGGTGAAAGCGCGCTGATTCCCGGCTTCATCAACACCCACGGCCACGCCGCCATGGCGCTGTTCCGCGGCATGGGCGACGACCTCGAGCTGATGACCTGGCTCAACGATCACATCTGGCCGGCCGAAGGCGCCTGGGTTGGTGATGAATTCGTTGCCGACGGCACCGAACTTGCCATTGCCGAAATGCTGCGCTCCGGCACCACCACCTTTGCCGACAACTACTTCTTCCCGGCTGCGGCCGCTGAAGTCACCGAACGCGCCGGCGTGCGCGCTCAGTTTTCGTTCTCGGTCATCGACTTCCCGACCAACTGGGCCAAGACCGCCGATGAGCACATCGACCTGGGTATGGAACTGGTCAAACGCTACAAGGGCCACAGCCACATCAAGATGATGTTCGGTCCACACGCGCCCTACACCGTCTCCGATGAGCCGATGATCCGCATCCGCGATCTGGCCAAAGAACACGACCTGATGATTCAGATGCACGTCCATGAAACCCAGACCGAAGTGGACGGTGAAATCGAAAAGCGCGGCGGTCGCCCGATTCGTCGCCTGAAAGACCTGGGTCTGCTCGGTCCGCAATTCCAGGCCGTGCATATGACCGCGCTGAACGAAGAAGACATCCAAGACATCGCCCAGACTGGCACCCACGTCGTGCACTGCCCGGAATCCAACCTGAAACTGGCCAGCGGCTTCTGCCCGGTCGATCAGTTGCAGAAACTCGGCGTCAATGTCGCTCTGGGCACCGATGGCGCGGCCAGCAACAACGATCTGGACATGATGGGTGAGATGCGCACCGCCGCCATTCTGGCGAAAGCCGTCGGTCAGCGCGCCACCGCCCTGCCCGCCATGGAAGCCCTGGCAATGGCAACGCTGAACGGCGCTCGCGCCATGGGTTGGGAGCAGGAAATCGGCAGTCTGGAAGTGGGCAAGCGCGCCGACATTACCGCCGTACGTCTGGACGACCTTGAAAGCCAGCCGCTGTACGACCCGGTTTCACACCTGGTGTACGCGTCCACCCGCGATCAGGTCAGCGACGTCTGGGTCGATGGCAAACGCCTGCTCAAGCAACGCCAACTGACCACGCTGGACCGCGACGCCATCATCGCCAAAGCGAAACAGTGGCAGGCGCGCATCACCAACACCCAATAA